A portion of the Paenibacillus hamazuiensis genome contains these proteins:
- a CDS encoding asparagine synthase, whose product MREGLIPAVLGTAVTASGVVLRGKYPMAAAAVAGFGLAHMVLGAIDLVEHRRQRF is encoded by the coding sequence ATGCGCGAAGGACTCATTCCTGCCGTACTTGGAACTGCCGTCACTGCTTCCGGCGTCGTTTTAAGAGGTAAATACCCGATGGCGGCCGCAGCCGTAGCCGGTTTCGGCCTTGCCCATATGGTGCTCGGCGCGATCGATTTGGTGGAGCATCGCAGACAGCGGTTTTAA
- a CDS encoding DUF1802 family protein — MPIALKEWAVAVQALRQGKQIIIMRKGGIREETKDFQIESDAFFLFPTYEHQKSGLLKPEHADSLQDTLKSWEPGQTTTVVDTYAELAEDIEISDQADLDKLAPFHIWTDSFAEERLKWKRNNPLHVMVLRVYSLEQPATLSIEESYNGCKSWIQLNADLGGIKRSPVLSDAEFSEALARIKQALRG; from the coding sequence ATGCCGATAGCGCTGAAGGAGTGGGCCGTGGCAGTGCAGGCTTTGCGTCAAGGGAAGCAGATCATCATCATGCGAAAAGGGGGAATCCGTGAGGAAACGAAAGATTTTCAAATCGAAAGCGACGCTTTCTTCCTGTTTCCGACCTACGAGCACCAGAAAAGCGGGCTGCTGAAGCCGGAGCATGCGGACAGCCTGCAGGACACGCTTAAAAGCTGGGAGCCCGGGCAAACGACGACGGTGGTGGATACTTATGCCGAACTGGCGGAAGATATAGAGATAAGCGACCAGGCCGATCTGGACAAGCTGGCCCCTTTTCACATTTGGACGGACAGCTTTGCCGAGGAGAGGTTAAAGTGGAAACGAAATAATCCGCTTCATGTGATGGTCCTGCGGGTGTATTCACTCGAACAACCGGCAACACTTTCAATAGAGGAATCCTATAACGGATGCAAGTCATGGATACAGCTAAATGCCGATCTGGGCGGGATAAAAAGAAGTCCCGTGCTGAGCGATGCGGAATTTTCCGAGGCTCTGGCCCGGATAAAGCAGGCATTACGGGGTTAG
- a CDS encoding cadherin-like beta sandwich domain-containing protein: MLFDSKKSRLLSELRARQRAFYHVLALVCIWCAAAVMFPHVGYGYGSSGGNVNFIAVSASHSHTVALKNDGTVWTWGANNHGQLGYDTSGLDQVVPKKVAGLDHVVSVAAGGDPNDGSGFTVALQSDGTVWTWGSNSKRQLGNGGASDTGSPVKVMEMVSGYGVELNVGTAGSIASVAAGFNHAAVLTENGRVYVWGDNQYGQLGLGSGVTNSQYAKLVVDNAGTGTLSGIKQISLGGYHSLALTVDGNVWAWGENSRGQLGVGDTNLRTKPQLVLQPAAEGSNALAGIRQISAGSYHSVAIYENDSTRFALGWGSNQYGQLGIGATSLAVPLPQYVMVNAADPETTAVRLAAGGDHTLITLGSAGAETLASFGRNDAGQQGRLEMDVNTTTLTAVYDLPMVSGVAAGEKSSFALDSSGRLYAWGDNQHSQLGTGGALKFGTPTPVSFDGVVVAASNYKEGASGVSYKISFTPKSDITSSNRIVLSIPDEFMDRRATLNETEIALNGQSIESISNDDYLYITPKNTVSAGTLATLTFNSGSGLKTVNSYGAYAFKVRTDNDASPAEGYLTVLPLLPKLISLSVSDVPIDLLSSNDQQYKIDKESTVSSIVIKAAAQDGVIFVNHLPYESAGISLPLEPGTNAVTIEVRAANGNIEYYFLRVNRGFETPPPSQEENGFRDYDYREMVAVRPTSDGGYIMILKGSTYVFSDNTYKIGKTDASGNLLWVQTYPDNVADVLETSPGKYLLMVNNDSGVSVVPIVLKPSPSNENLFQVLSSNLMEPGAAGWSLASTQDGFIAAATAASPDGRMIVIKGTLSSDGSVTNITKDYFSAPTGWNISRISGIKKLAHHGPGDQYAIAANINVPDIEEYAVYLWKITAGTTSLIKENELIIGNSDSDTDYSSKSAYGVTETEAGNIVIAGSDSVWLPEIYQNFNIMWVAQLKSDFSGTEWQNMYMPGEVHSIDAVKDGGFIIAGQAAGLRGLAIKLDRYGGIVWAYSGVERFNAESYYDRAIQTQDGGYFLTGRMFSEVIRAFSEKLKGPDVSLSTLSVTPLTEALSFNSETLTYNVKAAAETSSVVVTPTLQHGSFASIKVNGVSTADGTSQTVALTGSVTPIYVEVTGYDNATKRTYTVNVQRAASGETGIEGIYYNGTTLSRTENAFNLSVPYNTTSVTLNVTTKDENAQIGLHSTVTGVTYSGKSLIFSGLVAGESKTANLVVYAPNGTASQEYPITVTTAPDPNSSMVSEIKYKDGAISRAGSSFTLSVPYEVTAVALDVGLNNEAAAISVPADTVTGVTYSGRTITFPSLTVGTNSVTMSVYAPNRAIEQYKIDIFRASMQQTVNLPKPDISYVSDTIKEIGFSNIPDGVSIYYTLDGSVPTSSSLLYDKTKKIRLEAKVVFKAIAVKQGMKNSDVYTYTFDRRTSAEDILSKIKGGADVTGDGVFDVKDVEYWLKKIEPVKIFTSE, translated from the coding sequence ATGCTCTTTGACAGCAAAAAAAGCCGTTTGCTGAGCGAACTGCGGGCCCGGCAAAGGGCTTTTTATCATGTATTGGCCTTGGTCTGCATTTGGTGTGCGGCTGCGGTTATGTTTCCGCATGTCGGGTACGGTTATGGAAGCAGCGGAGGGAATGTGAATTTTATAGCGGTCTCCGCAAGTCATTCTCACACCGTCGCATTGAAAAACGACGGCACCGTATGGACCTGGGGAGCCAATAACCATGGACAATTAGGCTATGATACATCCGGATTGGACCAAGTCGTGCCTAAGAAGGTTGCGGGATTAGACCATGTCGTTTCCGTTGCGGCCGGCGGCGATCCCAACGACGGCAGCGGCTTTACAGTGGCTCTGCAAAGCGACGGTACGGTATGGACCTGGGGCAGCAACTCGAAGCGTCAGCTCGGGAACGGCGGGGCTTCGGACACCGGCTCCCCCGTGAAAGTCATGGAAATGGTTTCCGGCTATGGAGTTGAATTGAATGTTGGAACTGCCGGTTCCATTGCTTCGGTAGCTGCCGGCTTTAATCATGCGGCTGTACTTACCGAAAACGGCCGTGTTTACGTTTGGGGCGACAACCAATACGGTCAGCTCGGACTTGGCAGCGGCGTGACGAATTCGCAATATGCCAAGCTTGTAGTTGATAACGCGGGTACCGGAACATTATCCGGCATCAAGCAGATCAGCCTGGGCGGTTACCACAGCTTGGCGTTAACTGTCGACGGGAACGTATGGGCTTGGGGAGAAAATTCACGAGGTCAACTCGGCGTAGGCGATACGAACCTCAGAACTAAGCCTCAGCTTGTGCTGCAGCCTGCGGCAGAGGGTTCGAATGCATTGGCGGGGATTCGGCAAATTTCCGCAGGAAGCTATCATTCTGTGGCTATCTACGAAAACGATTCTACTCGCTTTGCGCTTGGTTGGGGAAGTAATCAGTACGGCCAGCTTGGAATTGGCGCGACATCCCTGGCAGTCCCATTGCCACAATATGTGATGGTAAATGCAGCGGACCCCGAGACGACGGCCGTAAGGCTGGCAGCCGGTGGAGATCATACTTTGATTACGCTTGGTTCTGCAGGAGCTGAAACACTTGCTTCCTTTGGCAGAAATGACGCAGGCCAACAAGGTCGCCTTGAGATGGATGTAAACACGACAACGCTCACGGCAGTGTACGACCTTCCGATGGTAAGCGGTGTGGCCGCAGGAGAAAAATCTTCTTTTGCTCTTGACTCTTCAGGCCGCTTGTACGCTTGGGGCGACAACCAGCATAGCCAATTGGGTACCGGCGGTGCTCTGAAGTTCGGTACGCCGACACCTGTATCTTTCGATGGCGTAGTCGTTGCCGCTTCCAATTATAAGGAAGGTGCTTCGGGAGTGAGCTACAAAATCAGTTTTACGCCGAAATCGGATATAACGTCGAGCAATAGAATCGTGTTATCGATCCCTGATGAGTTTATGGATAGGCGCGCAACTCTGAACGAGACGGAAATTGCACTAAACGGCCAGTCGATCGAGTCGATAAGTAACGACGACTATTTGTACATAACACCAAAGAATACCGTTAGCGCGGGAACCCTGGCCACATTAACGTTTAATTCCGGCTCAGGATTGAAGACAGTGAACAGCTACGGTGCGTATGCTTTTAAAGTCAGAACTGACAATGATGCGTCCCCGGCGGAAGGTTATCTCACGGTGCTTCCCTTGTTACCGAAGCTGATCTCTCTTTCGGTTTCCGATGTGCCGATTGACCTCTTATCTTCGAACGACCAACAATATAAGATCGATAAGGAAAGCACCGTCAGCAGCATCGTAATCAAGGCTGCGGCACAGGACGGTGTTATCTTCGTCAATCATTTGCCGTATGAATCAGCCGGAATCAGTCTCCCCCTTGAGCCGGGGACTAATGCGGTCACGATTGAGGTCAGGGCTGCTAATGGAAACATTGAGTATTATTTCTTACGGGTCAATAGAGGCTTTGAAACACCGCCTCCGAGTCAAGAAGAGAATGGATTTCGCGATTATGATTACCGTGAAATGGTAGCTGTTCGGCCGACATCGGACGGCGGTTACATTATGATTTTGAAAGGCAGCACCTATGTTTTTTCGGACAATACCTACAAAATCGGCAAAACCGATGCAAGCGGAAATTTGCTCTGGGTCCAAACATACCCCGACAATGTGGCGGATGTTTTGGAAACGTCGCCTGGAAAATATTTACTGATGGTCAACAATGATTCCGGGGTTAGCGTGGTTCCGATTGTTCTAAAACCATCTCCTTCCAACGAAAATTTATTTCAAGTTCTATCCTCCAATCTGATGGAACCAGGAGCTGCCGGGTGGTCACTTGCCTCAACGCAGGACGGATTCATCGCTGCGGCAACAGCGGCGTCACCGGACGGGAGAATGATCGTCATAAAAGGAACATTAAGTTCTGACGGCTCGGTAACGAACATAACAAAAGACTATTTCTCAGCGCCGACGGGTTGGAATATCTCCCGGATTTCCGGGATTAAAAAACTGGCCCATCATGGTCCGGGCGACCAATATGCAATAGCAGCCAACATTAACGTTCCGGATATCGAAGAATACGCTGTTTATTTGTGGAAAATTACAGCAGGAACAACTTCTCTTATTAAAGAAAATGAACTTATAATTGGTAATTCAGACTCCGACACGGACTATAGTTCCAAAAGTGCTTACGGCGTGACGGAAACCGAAGCGGGAAATATCGTTATTGCCGGGTCAGACAGCGTTTGGTTACCCGAAATTTATCAGAATTTTAACATCATGTGGGTTGCCCAATTAAAGTCGGATTTTAGTGGTACCGAATGGCAAAATATGTACATGCCGGGCGAGGTTCATTCGATTGATGCTGTGAAAGATGGCGGCTTTATCATTGCAGGTCAAGCTGCCGGCCTGCGAGGGCTGGCTATTAAGTTGGACAGATATGGCGGTATCGTGTGGGCGTATTCGGGTGTAGAACGATTTAACGCTGAGTCCTATTATGATAGGGCGATCCAAACGCAGGATGGCGGGTATTTTTTAACGGGTCGGATGTTCAGTGAGGTTATCCGGGCATTTTCCGAAAAGCTGAAGGGTCCCGATGTGAGCCTGTCCACATTGTCAGTGACTCCGTTAACGGAAGCGCTCAGCTTTAATTCTGAAACTCTCACTTATAACGTAAAAGCCGCAGCTGAGACTAGCAGCGTAGTGGTAACTCCAACCCTGCAGCACGGTTCATTTGCCAGCATCAAAGTAAACGGAGTATCCACGGCTGACGGTACTTCCCAAACCGTCGCGCTAACAGGCAGTGTAACGCCGATTTACGTGGAAGTGACGGGGTACGATAACGCAACGAAGAGGACATATACGGTGAACGTACAACGTGCCGCTTCCGGCGAAACCGGTATTGAAGGAATTTATTATAACGGAACAACGCTTTCCAGAACTGAAAATGCATTTAACCTATCGGTTCCTTACAACACGACGAGCGTCACATTAAATGTGACCACGAAGGATGAGAACGCGCAGATTGGCTTGCATTCTACGGTCACTGGGGTAACTTATTCCGGAAAATCGCTTATTTTCAGTGGTTTGGTAGCTGGGGAAAGCAAAACGGCAAATCTTGTAGTGTATGCTCCGAACGGCACAGCGTCACAAGAGTACCCGATCACCGTTACGACTGCGCCCGACCCTAATAGCAGCATGGTATCGGAAATCAAGTACAAGGACGGCGCGATTTCACGGGCCGGCAGCAGTTTTACGTTGTCCGTCCCGTATGAAGTCACGGCGGTAGCTCTCGACGTTGGGCTGAACAATGAGGCCGCAGCAATCAGCGTTCCGGCGGATACGGTGACGGGAGTCACGTATTCCGGCAGGACCATCACGTTCCCTTCGCTTACCGTTGGGACCAATTCAGTCACTATGTCGGTTTATGCGCCGAATCGGGCTATCGAACAGTACAAGATCGATATTTTCCGGGCATCTATGCAGCAGACGGTGAATTTGCCGAAACCGGATATCAGCTACGTCTCGGATACGATCAAGGAAATCGGATTCAGCAATATACCGGACGGGGTATCGATTTATTATACTCTCGACGGCAGCGTGCCGACATCGTCAAGCTTACTCTACGATAAAACTAAGAAAATCCGGCTTGAAGCCAAGGTGGTTTTCAAAGCGATTGCGGTAAAACAAGGTATGAAAAACAGCGACGTATATACTTATACGTTTGATCGCCGTACAAGTGCAGAAGATATTTTATCCAAGATCAAAGGCGGGGCAGATGTAACGGGGGATGGCGTGTTTGACGTCAAGGACGTCGAATATTGGCTGAAAAAAATCGAACCGGTCAAAATATTTACTTCGGAGTAA
- the mtnK gene encoding S-methyl-5-thioribose kinase: MGKYHALTEAEAIEYARKLPDLFTPGGELVSREIGDGNLNLVFHISEPATGKSIILKQALPYAKVVGESWPLTLDRARIESEALMIQESLCPDLVPHVYAYEPDLALTVMQDLSDHVIMRKGLMERNKYPLFAGHISRFLARTLFFTSDFGMNQQEKKNRVKQFVNPELCKITEDLIFDDPYRNADTNNVDPRIQDAVEQIWQDTELHLEVARLRESFLTHAQALLHGDLHTGSIFIKADSTKVIDPEFAYYGPMGFDIGAVFANLLLNFAAQEGWSPDAASRADYRGYLLDTIRDVWTGFDREFRALWNERVVDRMAKTPGYQDVYMQQLLQDTLGYTGCKMVRRVYGLAQVADINKLEDAAAKERAQRISLAIGTTLIKQHRQAGSIDDLLNVAKRALE, encoded by the coding sequence ATGGGTAAATATCATGCTCTGACGGAAGCCGAAGCGATCGAATATGCCCGCAAGCTGCCCGATTTGTTCACGCCCGGCGGCGAGCTGGTCAGCCGCGAAATCGGCGACGGCAATTTGAATCTGGTGTTTCATATCAGCGAACCGGCTACGGGAAAAAGCATTATTCTGAAGCAGGCGCTCCCATATGCCAAAGTCGTCGGCGAATCGTGGCCGCTCACGCTCGACCGGGCCCGAATCGAAAGCGAAGCGCTGATGATCCAGGAATCGCTGTGCCCGGACCTCGTGCCGCATGTGTATGCGTACGAACCGGACCTGGCGCTCACGGTGATGCAGGATCTCAGCGACCACGTAATCATGCGCAAAGGCCTCATGGAGCGCAATAAATATCCGCTTTTTGCCGGACACATCAGCCGATTTCTGGCGCGCACGCTCTTTTTCACGTCGGACTTCGGCATGAACCAGCAGGAGAAAAAGAACCGCGTCAAGCAGTTCGTCAATCCGGAGCTTTGCAAAATTACCGAGGATCTGATCTTCGACGACCCTTATAGAAACGCCGACACGAACAATGTGGATCCGCGCATTCAGGATGCGGTTGAACAAATTTGGCAGGATACCGAGCTGCATCTGGAAGTGGCGCGGCTGCGCGAAAGCTTCCTGACCCATGCGCAGGCGCTGCTTCACGGAGACCTGCACACGGGAAGTATTTTCATCAAAGCGGATTCGACGAAGGTCATCGACCCTGAGTTCGCCTACTACGGCCCGATGGGCTTCGATATCGGCGCGGTTTTTGCGAATTTGCTGCTGAATTTCGCCGCACAGGAAGGATGGAGCCCGGACGCGGCGAGCCGCGCCGATTACCGGGGGTATTTGCTGGATACGATCCGCGACGTATGGACAGGCTTCGACCGCGAATTCCGCGCTTTGTGGAACGAGCGAGTCGTCGACCGGATGGCGAAAACGCCGGGTTACCAGGACGTATACATGCAGCAGCTGCTGCAGGATACGCTCGGTTACACCGGCTGCAAAATGGTGCGCCGCGTGTACGGCCTGGCTCAAGTCGCCGACATTAACAAGCTGGAGGACGCCGCGGCGAAGGAACGCGCTCAGCGCATCTCGCTTGCTATCGGCACGACGCTGATCAAGCAGCATCGCCAGGCAGGCAGCATCGACGATTTGCTGAACGTGGCGAAGCGGGCGTTGGAGTAG
- the sufD gene encoding Fe-S cluster assembly protein SufD: protein MSTQTALPVNRDAIIAFSKSKQEPAWMTDLRAEALDLAAQLELPALEKTRIDRWNLQSFGSYKAAPAIQSVDELPESVKSLLTEENGGHPENLIVQRNSGVVYHSVSEELSKMGVIFTSLEQALQDHGDLVKSYFLSVVKKDENRLTALHTALWSGGVFLYVPKNVEVKVPVQALFLAEDAEASFSPHVLIVAESHSSVTYVDNYASVGNLNNLVQNGIVEVVVKPGATVQFASIHSLNESVTDLTFRRANIENDGTIQWIIGEMNDGNVVSDTTSILKGNGSSSDAKVICVGTGEQKLNITTRAIHFGKNSPSDMITRAVMRDEATAIVNGITKIEKGATGANGQQTERVLMLSPKARGDANPILLIDEDDVKAGHAASVGQVNPDQLYYLMSRGISKEDALRLIIYGFLAPVVAEVPLEKVQQQLQLTVERKLGQ, encoded by the coding sequence ATGAGTACACAAACCGCTCTTCCCGTAAATCGCGATGCGATCATCGCTTTTTCGAAAAGCAAGCAAGAACCCGCATGGATGACCGATCTGCGCGCCGAAGCGCTTGATTTGGCCGCTCAGCTCGAGCTTCCGGCACTTGAGAAAACAAGAATCGACCGCTGGAACCTGCAATCGTTCGGGTCCTACAAAGCGGCTCCGGCCATTCAATCGGTGGACGAACTTCCGGAATCCGTGAAGTCTCTGCTCACCGAAGAAAACGGCGGCCATCCGGAAAACCTGATCGTGCAGCGCAATTCCGGCGTCGTTTATCATAGCGTGTCTGAAGAGCTGTCCAAGATGGGCGTTATTTTTACAAGTTTGGAGCAGGCGCTGCAAGATCACGGCGATTTGGTGAAATCCTATTTCCTGAGCGTTGTGAAAAAAGACGAAAACCGCTTGACGGCGCTGCATACCGCTTTGTGGAGCGGAGGCGTGTTCCTCTACGTGCCGAAAAACGTCGAGGTAAAAGTTCCGGTGCAGGCGCTGTTCCTGGCCGAAGATGCGGAAGCGAGCTTTTCCCCGCACGTGCTGATCGTGGCGGAATCGCATTCGTCCGTCACTTACGTGGACAACTACGCATCCGTAGGCAACCTGAACAACCTCGTGCAAAACGGCATCGTTGAAGTTGTCGTGAAGCCAGGCGCCACCGTTCAATTCGCTTCGATTCACAGCCTGAACGAAAGCGTGACGGACCTGACGTTCCGCCGCGCGAATATCGAAAACGACGGCACGATCCAGTGGATCATCGGCGAGATGAATGACGGCAACGTCGTATCCGATACGACGTCGATTTTGAAGGGCAACGGCTCGAGCTCCGACGCGAAGGTCATTTGCGTAGGTACGGGCGAGCAGAAGTTGAACATTACGACACGTGCGATTCACTTCGGCAAAAATTCGCCGAGCGACATGATCACCCGCGCGGTTATGAGAGACGAAGCGACAGCTATCGTCAACGGCATTACGAAGATCGAAAAAGGCGCTACCGGAGCGAACGGCCAGCAAACGGAGCGGGTGCTGATGCTTAGCCCGAAAGCGCGCGGCGACGCGAACCCGATCCTGCTCATCGACGAAGACGATGTAAAGGCAGGCCATGCGGCGAGCGTAGGGCAAGTGAATCCGGATCAGCTGTATTACCTGATGTCCCGCGGCATTTCCAAGGAAGACGCTTTGCGGCTGATCATCTACGGCTTCCTCGCCCCGGTTGTGGCGGAGGTTCCGCTGGAGAAAGTGCAGCAACAGCTGCAACTTACCGTAGAAAGGAAGCTCGGACAATGA
- the sufC gene encoding Fe-S cluster assembly ATPase SufC: MANAPKFTIDGLRATVEGKEILKGLSIEIKGGEVHAIMGPNGTGKSTLASAIMGHPKYEITEGSISLDGEDVLEMAVDERARAGLFLAMQYPSEIAGVTNADFLRSAINARRGEGNEISLIKFIRQMEAKMKELEMNPEFAHRYLNEGFSGGEKKRNEILQMMLLEPRICILDEIDSGLDIDALRIVAAGVNALRSEDRGFLIITHYQRLLNYIKPDFVHVMMQGRIVKSGGPELAERLENEGYDWIKEELGIVDETVGQDTEEFKVPMNTTAPKY, from the coding sequence ATGGCAAATGCACCGAAGTTTACTATAGACGGTTTGAGGGCGACTGTCGAAGGGAAAGAGATTTTGAAAGGCCTCAGCATCGAAATCAAAGGCGGCGAAGTACATGCGATCATGGGACCGAACGGTACCGGTAAAAGTACGCTCGCATCCGCGATCATGGGCCATCCGAAATATGAAATTACCGAAGGCAGCATCTCGCTCGACGGCGAAGACGTTCTGGAGATGGCCGTCGACGAAAGAGCGCGCGCAGGCCTGTTCCTCGCAATGCAGTATCCGAGCGAAATCGCCGGCGTGACGAACGCGGACTTCCTGCGCAGCGCCATCAACGCCCGCCGCGGCGAAGGCAACGAGATTTCCCTGATCAAGTTCATCCGCCAAATGGAAGCGAAAATGAAGGAACTCGAAATGAATCCGGAGTTCGCGCACCGTTACTTGAACGAAGGTTTCTCCGGCGGCGAGAAGAAGCGCAACGAGATTTTGCAAATGATGCTGCTTGAGCCGCGCATTTGCATTTTGGACGAAATCGACTCCGGTCTCGACATCGACGCTCTGCGCATCGTGGCAGCCGGCGTGAACGCGCTCCGCAGCGAAGACCGCGGATTCCTGATTATCACCCACTATCAGCGTTTGCTGAACTATATCAAACCGGACTTCGTTCACGTCATGATGCAAGGCCGCATCGTCAAATCCGGCGGTCCCGAGCTCGCCGAGCGTCTGGAGAACGAAGGCTACGACTGGATTAAAGAAGAACTGGGCATCGTCGATGAAACGGTAGGCCAAGATACGGAAGAATTCAAAGTGCCGATGAACACGACTGCGCCGAAATATTGA
- the mtnA gene encoding S-methyl-5-thioribose-1-phosphate isomerase, protein MTNGTGTDTTAGAPSPAEGWLQSVRWNEKHLDLLDQRLLPEEIVYLELTTSEEVWEAIKHLKVRGAPAIGIAAAFGVYLGVRDAAGDSAALVAEVGRQCDYLATSRPTAVNLFWALDRMRARAAALAEQGVQPDALKAALLDEAKQIQAEDEETCRLIGEHALSLFEDGMGVLTHCNAGGLATARYGTALAPMYLAQERGMRLKVYADETRPVLQGARLTAFELQQAGVDVTLICDNMAGYVMSKGMVQAVIVGTDRVAANGDVANKIGTYSVAVLAKAHGIPFYVACPMSTIDLTTPTGAEIPIEERHEDEITQGFGKRTAPQGIKVFNPAFDITPSEYVTAIITEKGIVRAPYEENLRKLFE, encoded by the coding sequence ATGACAAATGGGACTGGAACGGACACGACTGCGGGAGCGCCGTCTCCCGCTGAAGGCTGGCTGCAATCGGTGCGCTGGAACGAAAAGCATCTCGATTTGCTGGATCAGCGGCTGCTGCCGGAGGAAATCGTTTATTTGGAGCTGACCACCTCCGAAGAGGTGTGGGAAGCGATCAAGCATTTGAAGGTGCGCGGGGCGCCGGCTATCGGGATCGCCGCGGCGTTCGGGGTTTACCTCGGCGTGCGGGATGCCGCCGGGGACAGCGCCGCTCTGGTGGCGGAGGTCGGCCGCCAGTGCGATTATTTGGCCACCAGCCGCCCGACGGCGGTGAATTTGTTTTGGGCGCTCGACCGGATGCGGGCGCGGGCTGCGGCGCTGGCTGAGCAGGGCGTGCAGCCGGATGCTTTGAAGGCGGCGCTGCTGGACGAAGCGAAGCAGATTCAAGCCGAGGACGAGGAAACGTGCCGCCTCATCGGAGAGCACGCGCTATCGTTGTTCGAGGACGGCATGGGTGTGCTCACGCACTGCAACGCCGGCGGACTCGCCACCGCGCGTTACGGCACGGCGCTTGCGCCGATGTACCTCGCGCAGGAGCGCGGCATGCGGCTGAAGGTGTACGCCGACGAGACGCGTCCCGTGCTGCAGGGCGCGCGCCTGACGGCGTTCGAGCTGCAGCAGGCCGGCGTCGATGTGACGCTGATCTGCGACAACATGGCCGGCTACGTCATGTCGAAGGGCATGGTACAGGCCGTCATCGTCGGCACGGACCGGGTTGCCGCAAACGGCGACGTCGCCAACAAGATCGGCACGTACAGCGTCGCCGTGCTGGCCAAAGCTCACGGCATTCCGTTTTACGTCGCGTGCCCGATGTCGACGATCGACCTGACGACGCCGACCGGTGCCGAAATTCCGATCGAGGAGCGCCACGAAGACGAGATCACGCAAGGCTTCGGCAAACGTACGGCGCCGCAGGGCATCAAGGTGTTCAACCCGGCGTTCGACATTACGCCAAGCGAGTACGTGACGGCGATCATTACGGAGAAGGGCATCGTCCGCGCGCCTTATGAGGAAAATTTGCGGAAGCTGTTTGAGTAG
- a CDS encoding cysteine desulfurase, with translation MNTSEIRKLFPILNQEVNGHPLVYLDSAATSQKPVQVIEAVKRYYEWDNANVHRGVHTLGSRATDAYEGAREKLRAFINAGSIEEIIFTRGTTTALNLVASSYARAVCGEGDEIVITPMEHHSNLIPWQQVAKATGATLKYIPLQPDGSIDLKDVEATVTDRTKIVSVVYVSNVLGVVNPVKEIAAIAHRHGAKVVVDGAQSTPHLKIDVQDLDCDFYALSGHKMCGPTGIGALYGKKALLEQMEPIEFGGEMIDHVDLYESTWKDLPWKFEGGTPIIAGAVGLGAAIDFLQEIGLDAIDKHEKKLSAYAMERMSEIEGISIYGPRQNRAGLVTFNLGDVHPHDVATVLDAEGVAVRAGHHCCQPLMRWLNVTATARASFYLYNTEEDIDRLIQALLKTKEYFGHAIG, from the coding sequence ATGAATACGTCTGAGATACGGAAACTGTTCCCGATACTGAACCAGGAAGTCAACGGGCACCCATTGGTTTATTTGGACAGCGCGGCGACGTCGCAGAAGCCGGTCCAGGTTATCGAAGCGGTCAAGCGTTATTACGAATGGGATAACGCAAACGTTCACCGCGGAGTACATACGCTCGGTTCCCGCGCAACCGATGCGTATGAAGGGGCTCGCGAGAAGCTGAGAGCGTTCATCAATGCGGGGTCCATCGAGGAGATTATTTTCACCCGCGGCACGACGACCGCTCTTAATCTCGTAGCCTCCAGCTATGCGCGGGCCGTCTGCGGCGAAGGCGACGAGATCGTCATCACCCCGATGGAGCATCACAGCAACCTGATCCCTTGGCAGCAGGTGGCCAAAGCGACGGGAGCGACGCTCAAATATATCCCGCTGCAGCCGGACGGTTCGATCGATCTGAAAGATGTCGAAGCGACGGTCACGGACCGGACGAAGATCGTTTCCGTCGTGTACGTATCCAACGTGCTCGGCGTCGTCAATCCGGTGAAGGAAATTGCGGCGATTGCGCATCGTCACGGCGCGAAAGTGGTCGTCGACGGCGCTCAGAGCACTCCGCATCTGAAGATCGACGTGCAGGACCTCGATTGCGATTTTTATGCGCTGTCCGGCCATAAAATGTGCGGCCCTACCGGGATCGGCGCGCTATATGGCAAGAAGGCGCTGCTCGAGCAGATGGAGCCTATCGAGTTCGGCGGCGAAATGATCGACCACGTCGACCTGTACGAGTCGACGTGGAAGGACCTGCCCTGGAAGTTCGAGGGCGGAACGCCGATTATCGCCGGGGCGGTCGGTCTTGGCGCCGCGATCGATTTTCTGCAGGAGATCGGGCTGGACGCGATCGACAAGCATGAGAAGAAGCTGAGCGCTTATGCGATGGAGCGGATGTCGGAGATCGAAGGCATTTCGATCTACGGGCCGCGCCAAAACCGTGCAGGGCTCGTCACGTTTAATCTGGGCGACGTGCATCCGCACGACGTAGCGACGGTGCTTGACGCTGAAGGCGTCGCCGTACGGGCCGGACACCACTGCTGCCAGCCGCTGATGAGATGGTTGAACGTGACCGCGACGGCTCGAGCCAGCTTTTACTTGTATAACACCGAAGAGGACATAGACCGCCTGATCCAGGCGCTACTAAAAACAAAGGAGTACTTCGGTCATGCAATTGGATGA